A genomic region of Colletotrichum destructivum chromosome 1, complete sequence contains the following coding sequences:
- a CDS encoding Putative protein kinase, translating into MPFCPSGTDNQSAPAAKSTSLQDLTVIEAWDSETNAPKYVTFYHITDEAELGFGQSSKNKRELTLDEYYIELTTAPDSMDCPVYIKRPSLNCYETMKGTPYVPRAVLDETLILEKISKTPHPNIVKHYVRLHTLSQYINQPAFQHLDKARFLEALVSAVAFIHSLGLAHNDINPDNIMIGEDGLPVLLDFGSCAPYGQKLQSLGTRGWYEKLFFTSEKEHDDFALNKMRV; encoded by the exons ATGCCATTCTGTCCATCTGGAACAGACAATCAAAGCGCCCCGGCAGCAAAGTCAACGTCCCTCCAAGATCTTACCGTCATCGAAGCCTGGGACAGCGAGACGAATGCACCCAAATATGTCACTTTTTACCATATCACAGACGAAGCCGAGTTGGGATTCGGCCAGAGCTCCAAGAACAAGAGGGAGCTGACTCTGGACGAGTATT ACATCGAGCTCACCACTGCGCCGGACAGCATGGATTGCCCAGTGTACATCAAGCGGCCCAGCCTCAATTGCTACGAAACGATGAAGGGTACGCCGTACGTACCGAGAGCTGTCCTTGATGAGACTTTGATACTGGAAAAGATATCCAAGACCCCGCACCCGAACATTGTCAAGCACTACG TACGACtacacactctctctcaatACATCAATCAGCCAGCTTTTCAGCACCTAGACAAGGCACGATTTTTGGAAGCTCTGGTTTCGGCAGTGGCATTCATTCACTCACTGGGCCTCGCACACAACGATATCAACCCGGACAACATCATGATCGGAGAGGACGGGCTACCTGTTCTTCTAGACTTCGGCTCATGCGCGCCGTATGGACAGAAGCTTCAGTCGTTGGGTACCAGAGGATGGTACGAAAAGCTGTTCTTCACATCCGAGAAGGAACACGATGATTTCGCTTTGAACAAGATGAGGGTTTAG
- a CDS encoding Putative AAA+ ATPase domain, ABC-2 type transporter, transmembrane domain, ABC transporter, with translation MSRQTFGLNLDNLPQDPFYPQENPRGPSFLDTAGCLCALQVTPAGGAPEPAWHCVGDQSVGVYTVRNGRWFKTLNGVGNADGPVYDGSNPPDTENPMRWLSGALRDSPGDAGLSVEDSACTGTNNTRYSTSFYEAAQQINAGQYPLSGAPCLRVGAVPIEIQPLQSWQDDGCRPGFLCENNTVNSLPQYCPPLGNCQQARLAGFTCTFEGKNIGMGPFEPVICQAGHYCPTEENGKVSRVCPAGSYCQPGAATPTPCLTGSRCPEGSSYELFLIPLIILIIVDVLLVMGMIVYKVRRRFQDRQANKAAAAPARPPLAHRGMSSVRAQVTGYRAISDDTDREMLPTSATYTPRRTDSYGGGFLAALDLGNSQSSVNARPTSEQLNPQLMAFVSSMRRATDVTNFGLSFSYADLSFQPKKSSKKILQNVTGSIDRGTLTAVMGGSGAGKSTFVNVLMGKTKNTGGTVAVNSSPDKLKRYKKVIGYVPQDDIVLPELTVYENIVHCAKIRLPQTWSRADIESHVESVIDCLELSHVRNSLVGSVARPVISGGQRKRVSIGMELAAAPMAIFLDEPTSGLDATAASSMMSTLKAVARLGITVIVIIHQPRTEIFDLFDNLILLGNGQTIYEGPQRQVQDYFEGMGFGFPAHSNHGDVVTDIITGNGRDYKRIGDISTDSLIANWSSHRLATANKERPASSIMSNTGMYAAIKHRGAPLWKQTWLCLRRAMLQQWRTKAAFLAEMGLAALAGFLLGLAEHSKKGILFVGTFNDPYSILSTAVDFKSAPELALLVAIAIGLVAGAPGVKSFSEELLMQRREAEAGHSRLAYFLAKVLAVLPRMLFACLHFTTLLFILTVPIINWGLAFLVNFLYFYCIYGLASIISMVVRREDAPLFATMISLIVAILSGAAPPLAQVKDWHMEWLWRASPGTWLAEIYFGQLVSPFGYLYNVESAARGSGFHLDWVWRNMGVLVGIGSVYRVVAFFAMLFGHRRRR, from the exons ATGAGCCGTCAAACCTTTGGTCTCAACCTCGACAACTTGCCTCAAGACCCGTTCTACCCACAGGAGAACCCTCGAGGGCCCAGTTTCCTTGACACGGCCGGATGTCTCTGCGCGCTCCAGGTCacgccggcgggcggcgctCCAGAACCGGCCTGGCACTGCGTTGGAGACCAGAGCGTCGGCGTGTACACGGTCCGGAACGGGAGATGGTTTAAGACGCTGAACGGAGTCGGCAATGCCGACGGGCCCGTGTACGACGGTTCGAACCCGCCAGATACCGAAAACCCAATGAGATGGCTGTCCGGCGCCTTGCGGGACTCGCCGGGCGACGCCGGGCTCTCCGTGGAGGACAGCGCTTGCACCGGTACGAACAACACGAGGTATTCGACTTCGTTCTACGAGGCCGCGCAGCAGATCAACGCCGGCCAGTACCCGCTGAGTGGCGCTCCGTGTCTTCGAGTGGGAGCCGTGCCGATTGAGATCCAGCCTTTGCAGAGCTGGCAAGATGATGGATGCAGACCTGGGTTCTTGT GCGAAAACAACACCGTCAACTCGCTGCCCCAATACTGTCCGCCACTGGGTAACTGTCAGCAAGCTAGACTGGCCGGTTTCACGTGCACTTTTGAAGGCAAAAACATCGGCATGGGCCCTTTCGAACCGGTCATCTGTCAAGCCGGCCATTACTGCCCGACCGAGGAGAACGGAAAGGTCTCTCGCGTATGCCCGGCCGGCTCATACTGCCAGCCCGGCGCGGCGACTCCGACGCCGTGCTTGACCGGCAGCCGGTGCCCGGAAGGCTCCTCGTACGAACTCTTCCTCATCCCTTTAATCATCCTGatcatcgtcgacgtcctgTTGGTCATGGGCATGATCGTCTACAAGGTCCGCCGGCGCTTCCAGGACCGACAGGCCaacaaggcggcggcggcgcccgcgAGGCCGCCCCTGGCGCACCGCGGCATGAGCAGCGTCAGGGCCCAGGTCACCGGCTATCGCGCCATCTCGGACGACACCGACCGGGAGATGCTCCCCACGAGCGCGACTTACACCCCGAGACGCACCGACTCGTACGGCGGCGGGTTCCTGGCCGCCCTTGACCTCGGAAACTCCCAGTCCTCGGTCAACGCGCGGCCGACGAGCGAGCAGCTCAACCCGCAGCTCATGGCCTTTGTCTCGTCGATGCGCAGGGCGACGGACGTCACAAACTTTGGCCTGTCCTTCAGCTACGCCGACCTCAGCTTCCAGCCCAAGAAGAGCTCCAAGAAGATCCTCCAGAACGTGACGGGCTCCATCGACCGCGGGACCCTCACGGCCGTCATGGGCGGCTCCGGGGCCGGGAAGTCGACCTTCGTCAACGTGCTCATGGGCAAGACGAAGAACACGGGgggcaccgtcgccgtcaacagCAGCCCGGACAAGCTGAAGCGGTACAAAAAGGTCATCGGCTACGTTCCCCAAGACGACATCGTCCTGCCCGAGCTCACCGTCTACGAGAACATTGTCCACTgcgccaagatccggctgCCCCAGACCTGGTCCAGGGCCGACATCGAGTCCCATGTCGAGTCGGTCATTGACTGTCTGGAACTGTCCCACGTGCGCAACTCGTTGGTGGGCTCGGTTGCGAGGCCCGTCATCAGCGGCGGCCAGCGCAAGCGCGTGAGCATCGGCATGGAGCTCGCGGCCGCGCCGATGgccatcttcctcgacgagccaaccagcggcctcgacgccaccgcggcgtcgtccatgatgAGCACGCTGAAGGCCGTCGCCCGCCTGGGCatcaccgtcatcgtcatcatccaccaGCCGCGCACCGAGATCTtcgacctcttcgacaaCCTCATCCTCCTGGGCAACGGACAGACCATCTACGAGGGGCCCCAGCGCCAGGTCCAGGACTACTTTGAGGGCATGGGCTTCGGCTTCCCGGCGCACAGCAAccacggcgacgtcgtcacGGACATCATCACGGGCAACGGCCGCGACTACAAGCGGATCGGCGACATCTCCACCGACTCCCTCATCGCCAACTGGTCGAGCCACCGCCTGGCCACGGCGAACAAAGAGCGCCCGGCCTCGTCCATCATGAGCAACACGGGCATGTACGCCGCCATCAAGCATCGCGGCGCGCCGCTCTGGAAACAGACGTGGCTCTGCCTGCGCCGGGCCATGCTCCAGCAGTGGCGCACCAAGGCCGCCTTCCTGGCCGAGATGGGgctggccgccctcgctggcttcctcctcggcctggccgAGCACTCCAAGAAGggcatcctcttcgtcggcacCTTCAACGACCCCTACTCCATCCTCTCGACCGCCGTCGATTTCAAATCCGCCCCCGAGCTGGCGCTCCTCGttgccatcgccatcggcctcgtcgcggGCGCCCCCGGCGTCAAGTCCTTctccgaggagctgctcaTGCAGCGGAGggaagccgaggccggaCACTCTCGCCTGGCGTACTTCCTCGCCAAGGTGCTCGCCGTGCTGCCGCGGATGCTGTTCGCCTGCCTGCACTTCACGACGTTGCTCTTCATCCTGACGGTGCCCATCATCAACTGGGGCCTCGCGTTTCTCGTCAACTTCCTCTACTTCTACTGCATCTACGGCCTGGCGAGCATCATCAGCATGGTCGTCCGCCGGGAGGACGCCCCGCTGTTCGCGACCATGATCagcctcatcgtcgccatcctgtCCGGTGCCGCCCCTCCGCTGGCCCAGGTTAAGGACTGGCATATGGAGTGGCTCTGGCGTGCTTCGCCGGGCACCTGGCTCGCAGAGATCTACTTTGGCCAGCTCGTTTCGCCTTTTGGGTATCTTTACAACGTCGAATCGGCTGCACGGGGTTCTGGCTTCCACTTGGACTGGGTATGGCGCAACATGGGCGTTTTGGTGGGCATCGGTAGTGTTTATAGAGTGGTGGCTTTCTTCGCGATGCTCTTCGGGCATCGCCGGCGGAGGTGA